A single window of Sebastes umbrosus isolate fSebUmb1 chromosome 16, fSebUmb1.pri, whole genome shotgun sequence DNA harbors:
- the si:ch211-168d23.3 gene encoding BRD4-interacting chromatin-remodeling complex-associated protein, giving the protein MEDEDGTCLLDVLCDPQALNDFLHGTNELQTEDLLISSSSGEPSLFTDAPSPVSLLGDGRDSPDTPPPGCVDLSFLEEALLSSPEGGEDPQVVQGGTPVEAGFEAKKGGVEEAEEAEVACDILQQSLQEAEITEQTMALEAGLAQPGDSLSLYSPAPLLSPPTVPFIHKSVTLPITQALPRDTQAAVEPPQPSLLAVGPGCPSLKPAAPPQLMGLLPGNVFPAASPETSFSLSPAQASSMIIHKAIPSMTSRPLITPALRAAAASGIILQRAPLPIQPKLPISIQPRLVQISPKPSGQKHTQGLTFVPGTGSPNILLSQPPGQKPSAPASQPTQQLSKPVSLQLVNQGGSFVLQPQGLFQGQNQFLLPGQTPVTISQSASAARPLLTSSHHGPSLHSVNPSTGQLVEGSQILTVPQRQLNFSPVFTTPSGQLALRQATVLSGPLQLQSAPPTVFQMPAQLAGTYAPGGPGQRTTLVHSPALGNHITLINSSGVLPSDLTSISIVNGPSVVQGLPFAAQAAAPQTGVTEGQLSLQQASVVLLPERAIQEERTSSEETFHQLPQSYGHVLQHVSVQATSAALQSSSPPVVTVLQPPPEPPLAPDPAVEIPKLLMPPADMSQVVEEVTQSMSQNEAFMQHLQQQALSSPITSDLLVGALPVVPMEPLASPAANERETKPQTHTASGQDPRAVMSDQRVEASPLHSDPEDTPLICSPSPIQDTQRPSFSPQIPLPGPESSAPQPRIEPQVQYQVPHQLQVSQALFSQNQSSVSQPPLPQVQVQVSAPQLQVQVSAPQVQASAPQVQVQASAPQVQVQLQSSVSQPQSSVVNVSVHSSPPPLRVSVPQQQPDPTAASASLSKGGDDSAVQQHTQNKPTAALVVESKVFTLDVHPPSPAAPGVQVHGPPDPRECVPVQTSQQTGTLLAGCLEQQREETLTPAMRRHRFQQQICSDHAAVQTSFTGPAFPTLKDAVRRLLPYHTCTGHLPSQDDFNLVDQEFDTVSGFLLKRTKDMVNKYRQLLVREAQQESPSAEMVMLERLFLQAERCALAEDRRRVRRDPESFMTALATSASSPHGAQSSSSSSSSSSQLCSSSSPSSPPAWTRLSDRPPGLKTYRSSSRGALRLTIKHESGSRKVVHNSACDPGLKRDHTGQLTNGGGAVIERLSQAPNGAPQHDEEISNGALPCTAAEEVPQNSKIKAPNPLSMPEPPVVCFDLPHRDVSAPKLKCYRLDESPLPEQRFSPPPPPLQEDNMLSEHLQSAIDSILELQRLQGPSAAPTRATSGPSLDQAVTSILEGHL; this is encoded by the exons GACGCCCGTGGAGGCTGGATTCGAGGCGAAAAAGGGAGGAGTGGAGGAAGCGGAGGAGGCCGAGGTGGCGTGTGATATCCTCCAGCAGAGCCTGCAGGAGGCCGAGATCACAGAGCAGACCATGGCTCTGGAGGCAGGTCTGGCCCAACCCGGGGACAGCCTGTCGTTGTACTCACCggcccctctcctctccccaccCACCGTACCGTTCATACACAAGTCTGTGACCTTGCCCATCACTCAGGCGTTGCCCAGAGACACCCAGGCAGCGGTGGAGCCTCCCCAGCCCTCCCTCCTGGCTGTCGGGCCGGGCTGCCCCTCTCTAAAACCTGCTGCCCCTCCTCAGCTGATGGGGCTCCTGCCTGGGAACGTGTTCCCTGCTGCTTCTCCAGAGACCTCCTTCTCTCTGAGTCCTGCCCAGGCATCCAGTATGATCATCCACAAGGCTATTCCCAGTATGACCAGTCGTCCTCTCATCACCCCGGccctgagagcagcagcagcgtcggGCATCATCCTGCAGCGTGCCCCTCTTCCCATCCAACCCAAGCTGCCCATCAGCATTCAGCCCAGACTGGTTCAAATTAGCCCCAAGCCTTCTGGGCAAAAACACACCCAAGGTCTCACATTTGTCCCCGGGACCGGCTCACCAAATATCTTACTCTCCCAACCTCCGGGCCAGAAACCCTCAGCTCCAGCGTCGCAGCCCACCCAGCAGCTCTCCAAACCGGTCAGCCTGCAGCTGGTCAACCAGGGCGGCTCCTTCGTGCTCCAGCCTCAGGGACTCTTCCAAGGCCAAAACCAGTTCCTTCTTCCAGGCCAGACCCCTGTTACCATCTCCCAGTCCGCCAGTGCAGCTCGCCCTCTGCTGACCTCCAGTCACCACGGCCCGTCGCTCCACAGCGTGAATCCCTCCACTGGGCAGCTGGTCGAAGGCTCTCAGATCCTAACCGTGCCCCAGAGACAGCTGAACTTCAGCCCCGTCTTCACCACCCCTTCAGGGCAGCTAGCGCTCCGCCAGGCCACTGTGCTTTCAGGACCTTTGCAGCTACAGTCAGCGCCCCCTACTGTCTTCCAGATGCCAGCACAGCTGGCTGGAACCTACGCTCCAGGAGGGCCGGGGCAGCGAACCACCCTGGTCCACAGTCCCGCTCTTGGAAACCACATTACCTTGATCAACAGTTCAGGGGTGCTTCCCTCAGATCTCACTTCCATCTCGATCGTCAACGGCCCCTCGGTGGTTCAGGGGCTGCCGTTCGCTGCCCAGGCCGCGGCTCCTCAGACGGGGGTGACGGAGGGACAGCTGAGCCTCCAGCAGGCGTCCGTGGTGCTGCTGCCAGAAAGAGCCATTCAGGAGGAGAGGACCAGCTCAGAGGAGACCTTCCACCAGCTGCCACAA TCCTATGGACACGTCCTCCAGCATGTCTCGGTGCAGGCCACCTCTGCAGCGCTGcagtcctcctctcctcctgtagTCACGGTCCTGCAGCCTCCCCCCGAACCACCTCTGGCCCCCGATCCAGCTGTGGAGATCCCTAAACTTCTGATGCCCCCAGCAGACATGAGCCAAGTAGTGGAGGAGGTGACCCAATCGATGAGCCAGAACGAGGCCTTTATGCAACATCTGCAACAG CAAGCACTTAGTTCTCCGATCACGTCTGACCTGCTGGTCGGAGCGCTGCCGGTGGTGCCGATGGAGCCGCTCGCCTCCCCGGCAGCCAATGAGAGAGAGACTAAACCTCAGACCCACACGGCTTCCGGTCAGGACCCCCGCGCCGTGATGTCCGACCAGCGCGTCGAGGCTTCTCCGCTTCACTCAGACCCAGAGGACACGCCGCTCATCTGCTCCCCCTCCCCCATTCAGGACACCCAGAGACCAAGTTTCTCCCCTCAGATCCCTCTGCCTGGACCTGAGAGTTCAGCCCCCCAGCCTCGCATCGAGCCCCAAGTCCAGTACCAGGTCCCTCATCAGCTCCAGGTCTCGCAGGCCTTATTTTCCCAGAACCAGTCGTCTGTCTCCCAGCCTCCTCTGccccaggtccaggtccaggtctcaGCTCCTCAGCTCCAGGTCCAGGTCTCAGCTCCCCAGGTCCAGGCCTCAGCTccccaggtccaggtccaggccTCAGCTccccaggtccaggtccagctCCAGTCATCTGTCTCCCAGCCTCAGTCCTCAGTGGTCAACGTCTCGGTCCATAGCAGTCCCCCCCCTCTGCGTGTCTCGGTGCCTCAGCAGCAGCCTGATCCCACGGCTGCGTCTGCTAGTCTCTCCAAAGGAGGAGACGACTCCGCTGTCCAACAgcacacacaaaaca AGCCAACAGCTGCCTTGGTCGTGGAGAGTAAAGTGTTTACTCTCGATGTCCATCCACCCTCTCCTGCAGCCCCGGGGGTCCAGGTTCACGGACCCCCCGACCCCAGAGAGTGTGTCCCCGTCCAGACGAGCCAGCAGACCGGCACCCTG CTGGCCGGTTGtctggagcagcagagagaggagacgcTCACACCAGCAATGCGCAGGCACAG GTTCCAGCAGCAGATTTGTTCGGACCACGCAGCGGTTCAGACCTCCTTCACCGGCCCGGCCTTTCCCACCCTGAAGGACGCCGTTAGACGCCTGCTGCCGTACCACACCTGCACCGGTCACCTGCCCTCTCAGGATGACTTCAACTTAG TGGACCAGGAGTTTGACACTGTGTCCGGTTTCCTGCTGAAACGCACCAAGGACATGGTCAACAAATATAGGCAGCTACTGGTTAGAGAAGCCCAG CAGGAGAGTCCGTCAGCAGAGATGGTGATGCTGGAGCGTCTCTTCCTCCAGGCTGAGCGATGTGCTTTAGCGGAGGACAGGCGGAGAGTCCGCAGAGACCCAG AGTCATTCATGACGGCCTTGGCTACATCAGCGTCTTCCCCCCACGGTGcccagtcctcctcctcctcctcctcctcttcctcccagcTGTGCTCCTCCAGCAGCCCCTCCTCTCCACCAGCCTGGACCAGACTGTCCGACCGGCCCCCGGGACTGAAGACGTACCGCTCCAGCTCCCGGGGGGCTCTCAGGCTCACCATCAAGCACGAGTCCGGCTCCCGTAAGGTGGTCCACAACTCGGCCTGCGACCCGGGACTCAAGAGGGACCACACGGGGCAGCTGACCAACGGCGGTGGAGCTGTGATCGAACGCCTCTCTCAGGCGCCCAACGGGGCACCCCAGCATGACGAGGAGATCTCCAACGGAGCTCTGCCTTGTACCGCTGCGGAGGAAGTCCCACAGaattccaaaataaaagccccaaacCCTCTTTCTATGCCAGAGCCACCGGTCGTTTGCTTCGATTTGCCTCACAGAGATGTCAGCGCCCCAAAACTGAAATGCTACAGGTTGGACGAGTCGCCTCTGCCGGAGCAGCGGTTCAGCCCGCCGCCTCCTCCCCTCCAAGAGGACAACATGCTCAGTGAACATCTACAGAGTGCCATCGACAGCATCCTGGAGCTGCAGCGCCTGCAGGGCCCCTCTGCAGCCCCGACCAGGGCCACGTCAGGCCCTTCACTGGACCAGGCTGTCACCAGCATCCTGGAGGGACACCTGTGA